A genomic stretch from Xiphophorus maculatus strain JP 163 A chromosome 14, X_maculatus-5.0-male, whole genome shotgun sequence includes:
- the LOC102238331 gene encoding eukaryotic initiation factor 4A-I, giving the protein MSADYDNRDNGPEGMEPDGIIESNWNQIVDSFDEMNLREALLRGIYAYGFEKPSAIQQRAIIPCIKGYDVIAQAQSGTGKTATFAISILQQIDVEMKATQALVLAPTRELAQQIQKVVLALGDYMGAGCYACIGGTNIRSEVQKLQAEAPHIVVGTPGRVFDMLTRKNLSSKNIKMFVLDEADEMLSRGFKDQIYEIFQKLSSNIQVVLLSATMPADVLDVTKKFMREPIRILVKKEELTLEGIRQFYINVEKEEWKLDTLCDLYETLTITQAVIFINTRRKVDWLTEKMHARDFTVSALHGDMDQKERDLIMREFRSGSSRVLITTDLLARGIDVQQVSLVINYDLPTNRENYIHRIGRGGRFGRKGVAINMVTEDDKRTLRDIETFYNTTVEEMPMNVADLI; this is encoded by the exons ATGTCGGCTGACTATGATAACAG GGATAATGGCCCAGAGGGCATGGAGCCAGATGGCATCATCGAG AGCAACTGGAACCAGATCGTGGACAGTTTCGATGAGATGAACTTGCGCGAAGCTCTGCTCAGGGGAATTTATGCCTATGGTTTTGAGAAGCCATCCGCTATTCAGCAAAGGGCTATTATCCCTTGTATCAAGG GTTATGATGTGATTGCTCAGGCCCAGTCTGGCACTGGGAAGACTGCCACCTTTGCCATTTCCATTCTCCAGCAGATTGATGTGGAGATGAAAGCCACCCAGGCTCTGGTTCTGGCTCCTACCAGGGAGCTGGCGCAGCAG ATTCAGAAAGTGGTGCTAGCCCTGGGCGACTACATGGGAGCCGGTTGCTACGCCTGCATTGGTGGCACCAACATCCGCAGTGAGGTCCAGAAGCTGCAGGCTGAAGCCCCCCACATCGTGGTGGGAACCCCCGGCCGAGTCTTTGACATGCTGACTCGTAAAAATCTCT CGTCCAAAAACATCAAGATGTTTGTGCTTGATGAGGCCGATGAGATGCTGAGTCGAGGATTCAAGGACCAAATCTATGAGATCTTCCAGAAATTGTCCAGCAACATCCAG GTCGTCCTCCTGTCAGCCACAATGCCAGCTGATGTTTTGGACGTCACAAAGAAATTCATGCGGGAACCCATCCGGATCCTGGTGAAGAAGGAGGAGCTGACCCTGGAGGGTATTCGCCAGTTCTACATCAATGTGGAGAAAGAG GAGTGGAAGCTGGACACACTGTGCGACTTGTATGAAACCCTGACCATCACACAAGCAGTCATCTTCATCAACACCAGGAGGAAAGTAGACTGGCTGACTGAGAAGATGCATGCCAGAGACTTCACCGTCTCTGCTCTG CACGGCGACATGGACCAGAAGGAGAGAGACTTGATCATGAGGGAGTTTCGCTCTGGTTCCAGTAGAGTTCTGATCACCACTGACCTGCTG GCCAGAGGGATTGATGTTCAGCAGGTGTCCCTGGTTATCAACTATGACCTGCCAACCAACAGAGAAAACTACATTCACAG GATTGGTCGTGGCGGTCGCTTTGGCAGGAAAGGAGTAGCCATCAACATGGTGACTGAGGACGACAAACGAACCCTGAGGGATATTGAAACATTCTACAACACCACCGTGGAAGAGATGCCCATGAATGTGGCCGACCTCATCTAG